A single window of Melospiza georgiana isolate bMelGeo1 chromosome 6, bMelGeo1.pri, whole genome shotgun sequence DNA harbors:
- the OLFML1 gene encoding olfactomedin-like protein 1: MVALQVHFLLVPSLMSILGAAQYMMQDAALLSYIDQRFLSLERRLEKCSQDLLEYVDEFRELSKAALARLARLSTDKAELKGEVENLLTRVERAQRDIDYFGSLTDSNACVEVHEDLLKQQLLEEAEEKKRLKLMLNASCDHMLAGIRSLKVVKKTGGKHGSWMKDPGKKHAKIYLLSGSVNNVVLEFANIMAFMENNQTLKARRVPLPVPWEGTGHVIYQGFLFYHRHGSLNEIVKFHLQRRSVADQMLLPGAGRIPAYQLSPQTKIDLALDEQGLWALHAEPETGGNIVLTKINPVAMAVEHSWDTPCSSRDAEAAFMACNTLHVVYNSPSGGSSRIQCVYDVLGALNAHTNPGLHFPKRQGGHSSVHYNPKEKQLFAWGDGSQIIYKLHTEKKV; encoded by the exons ATGGTAGCCTTACAGGTCCATTTCTTGCTGGTTCCATCCCTCATGAGcatcctgggagcagcacagtACATGATGCAggatgcagccctgctgagctaCATTGACCAGCGTTTTCTGTCTCTGGAG AGGAGGCTGGAGAAGTGCAGCCAAGACCTGCTGGAATACGTGGACGAGTTCAGGGAGCTCTCCAAGGCGGCGCTGGCCCGCCTGGCAAGGCTGAGCACCGACAAGGCTGAGCTCAAGGGGGAGGTGGAGAATCTGCTCACGAGGGTCGAGCGCGCCCAGAGGGACATCGACTATTTCGGATCCCTCACGGATTCCAACGCCTGCGTGGAAGTGCACGAGGACCTGctgaaacagcagctgctggaagaggcagaggagaaaaagaggctTAAACTCATGCTTAACGCAA GTTGTGACCACATGCTTGCAGGTATTAGGTCCCTGAAGGTGGTTAAGAAGACTGGAGGAAAGCACGGCTCTTGGATGAAAGACCCTGGCAAAAAGCACGCCAAGATTTATTTATTAAGCGGCTCTGTGAATAACGTGGTTTTGGAATTTGCAAATATCATGGCTTTCATGGAGAACAACCAGACTCTGAAGGCTCGCAGAGTGCCCTTGCCAGTGCCCTGGGAAGGAACTGGCCACGTCATCTACCAGGGTTTCCTCTTCTACCACAGGCACGGCTCCTTGAATGAGATCGTGAAGTTCCACCTCCAGAGAAGGAGCGTGGCTGACCagatgctgctgccaggggctgggaggatTCCTGCCTACCAGCTCTCTCCGCAGACAAAGATAGACCTGGCTCTGGAcgagcaggggctgtgggccctCCACGCAGAGCCAGAGACCGGGGGGAACATTGTCCTCACCAAAATCAACCCCGTGGCCATGGCggtggagcacagctgggacacgccctgcagcagcagggatgctgaGGCAGCTTTCATGGCCTGCAACACCCTGCACGTGGTCTACAACTCTCCTTCTGGGGGCTCCTCCCGTATCCAGTGCGTTTATGATGTTCTGGGGGCTCTGAATGCTCACACAAACCCAGGACTGCATTTCCCAAAACGCCAGGGTGGCCACTCCAGCGTGCACTACAATCCTAAAGAGAAGCAGCTCTTCGCTTGGGGTGATGGGTCCCAGATCATTTACAAACTTCACACAGAGAAGAAAGTTTAA